One window from the genome of Natrialba magadii ATCC 43099 encodes:
- a CDS encoding ABC transporter substrate-binding protein, with protein MVWELNRRRVLSGVGAAGIAGLAGCIGDEEEVTEGGPDVLNIIGYPESGIQIFRDYYSNFDDGTDIIVPDGLQDDDLPGEVGNDMDNVLGTAPASEGPNEAAFEDLYEDEFDSSPGVFNSHTFDAVAVCILANIAAGDNDGEAVRDQMRRVANPGGDEYGPGELQEAAEAAADGDEISYQGASSGVNFDDVGDPADAGYDVWEFGDDGTETIDTIAFEGDDPDGEMADDSPGGTDREVMVAMLLPETGDLGELGSPMIQAGELAADQFEGTSFEIDLAIEDTETDEDTTLSNGGALIDAGYPAIIGAASSGNSVPLVGETSGANVVQCSPASTALSLSNVEDDGYFFRTAPSDLLQGQVMAEVAADRLDGETAATLYVNNDYGQQLSEQFIDSFADDQGGEELNTVSFEAEQGSYTGELESALAE; from the coding sequence ATGGTTTGGGAACTCAACCGAAGACGGGTGCTCAGTGGTGTCGGTGCAGCAGGAATTGCAGGTCTTGCAGGCTGTATCGGAGACGAAGAGGAGGTTACCGAGGGAGGACCAGATGTCCTGAACATCATCGGCTATCCCGAAAGCGGGATACAGATCTTCCGCGATTACTACTCGAACTTCGACGATGGAACAGATATTATCGTTCCAGACGGGCTCCAGGACGACGATCTGCCGGGAGAGGTCGGCAACGACATGGACAACGTCCTCGGAACCGCACCTGCCTCAGAGGGGCCAAACGAGGCCGCCTTCGAGGACCTGTACGAAGACGAGTTCGACTCCTCACCAGGCGTTTTCAACTCTCACACGTTCGACGCGGTCGCGGTCTGCATCCTCGCGAACATTGCCGCCGGCGACAACGACGGAGAAGCGGTCCGTGACCAGATGCGCCGCGTCGCAAATCCCGGCGGGGACGAGTACGGACCCGGCGAACTGCAAGAAGCCGCCGAGGCCGCTGCTGATGGCGATGAAATCTCCTACCAGGGCGCCTCGAGTGGCGTCAACTTCGACGACGTCGGCGATCCCGCGGACGCAGGCTACGACGTCTGGGAGTTCGGAGATGATGGGACCGAGACGATCGACACAATCGCCTTCGAGGGCGACGACCCAGATGGCGAGATGGCAGACGACTCGCCGGGCGGCACGGATCGCGAGGTCATGGTCGCGATGTTGCTCCCCGAAACGGGGGACCTGGGTGAGCTCGGAAGCCCGATGATTCAGGCCGGCGAACTCGCAGCCGACCAGTTCGAGGGGACGAGCTTCGAAATCGACCTCGCGATCGAAGACACCGAAACTGACGAAGACACAACACTCTCGAACGGCGGGGCGCTCATCGACGCTGGCTACCCGGCCATCATCGGTGCCGCATCGTCCGGGAACTCCGTCCCGCTCGTCGGCGAGACCAGCGGTGCGAACGTCGTCCAATGCTCACCTGCGAGTACGGCACTCTCGCTATCGAACGTCGAAGACGACGGCTACTTCTTCCGAACTGCACCGAGTGACCTCCTGCAGGGACAGGTCATGGCCGAAGTGGCCGCTGATCGACTCGATGGCGAGACCGCTGCGACGCTGTACGTCAACAACGACTACGGACAGCAGCTCTCAGAGCAATTCATCGACTCGTTCGCCGACGATCAGGGCGGCGAGGAACTCAACACGGTCTCGTTCGAAGCCGAGCAGGGTTCCTACACCGGCGAACTCGAGTCCGCGCTCGCTGAGTAG
- a CDS encoding branched-chain amino acid ABC transporter permease: MSTVDDVVTRGRSLSTEQILLIAVGIGVVLLVGDLVLGVLDGSYSISRIGRYVMEGILYGLIMGLAGIGLSMTYSILNFANFAHGDTITAGAFIGWGGTYLIAGWGAASIGHLALVGPQRGLGGPQLGISVTSTPIAIFGGLLLAGVGTALFVVLIDRLAYKPMRGAGGIPLLITSIGVAFALRYIIMFVYSSQSRGTTASVPSADLLLVDGYVSLDAHDGTLIGAAVVLMLGVHLMLQRTKLGKAMRAMSDNKDLALVTGIPTERVIRWTWMIGGGLAGSAGYLMVLWTGTIDWQFGWLLLLLIFAAVILGGIGSIYGAIVGGLVIGVSMHMSMIWLPGGDFTTITAFLMMILVLLIKPSGLFGGKTTA; the protein is encoded by the coding sequence ATGTCGACTGTAGATGACGTCGTTACACGGGGAAGGAGTCTGTCAACGGAGCAGATCCTGCTAATTGCCGTTGGCATCGGTGTCGTACTTCTGGTGGGAGATCTCGTCCTCGGCGTCCTTGACGGCTCGTACAGTATCTCGCGTATCGGCAGGTACGTGATGGAAGGAATCCTCTACGGATTGATTATGGGGCTTGCTGGCATCGGGCTCTCGATGACCTACAGCATCCTCAACTTCGCCAACTTCGCCCACGGAGATACCATCACCGCGGGCGCGTTCATCGGCTGGGGTGGCACGTATCTCATCGCGGGCTGGGGTGCGGCGAGTATTGGTCACCTGGCGCTGGTCGGACCACAACGTGGTCTCGGTGGCCCGCAACTGGGCATCTCGGTCACGTCGACGCCGATCGCAATATTCGGCGGACTACTCCTTGCCGGGGTCGGTACCGCACTGTTCGTGGTGCTGATCGATCGCCTGGCGTACAAGCCGATGCGCGGTGCCGGTGGTATCCCGCTGTTAATCACCAGTATCGGTGTCGCGTTCGCGCTCCGATACATCATCATGTTCGTCTACTCGAGTCAGTCCCGGGGAACGACGGCGAGTGTGCCCTCGGCCGACCTGTTACTTGTCGACGGCTACGTGTCGCTGGACGCCCACGACGGGACGTTGATCGGAGCGGCCGTGGTGTTGATGCTCGGAGTCCACCTGATGCTCCAGCGGACGAAGCTGGGGAAGGCGATGCGGGCGATGTCCGACAACAAGGATCTGGCGCTCGTGACGGGGATTCCAACCGAGCGCGTGATCCGCTGGACCTGGATGATCGGCGGTGGACTCGCTGGCAGTGCGGGATACCTGATGGTGCTGTGGACGGGGACGATCGACTGGCAGTTCGGCTGGCTGCTCCTGTTGTTAATCTTCGCTGCGGTGATCCTCGGCGGGATTGGCTCGATCTACGGTGCGATCGTCGGTGGGCTCGTCATCGGTGTCAGTATGCACATGTCGATGATCTGGCTCCCCGGCGGTGACTTTACGACCATCACGGCGTTCCTGATGATGATCCTGGTTCTGTTGATCAAACCATCCGGGCTCTTTGGAGGGAAGACGACAGCATGA
- a CDS encoding ABC transporter ATP-binding protein, whose translation MSDSSTDVQSTEPGTAADTAETSSDAPIDADAIAPSAVDRTGEIELAVDGLVKRFGGITAVDGASFEVESGSITGLIGPNGAGKSTTFHCITGIHQPDEGSVAFQGQDITGIAPYECADYGLVRTFQIAREMANMTVLENLMLPARQQQGEALWRSVMPLARREVEEQERELLERVWDTLEFFEIEHIAEEKAGNLSGGQRKLLEMARALMTEPEMLLLDEPFAGVNPTLERKLLEHIHELRAEGYTFLIVEHDMDLIMEHCEHVIVMHQGSVLAEGAPGQVTSNEQVIEAYLGGEV comes from the coding sequence ATGAGTGATAGCTCGACCGACGTCCAGTCAACCGAACCGGGCACAGCAGCCGACACGGCGGAGACGTCGTCCGATGCACCAATCGACGCGGACGCCATTGCACCGTCTGCAGTCGACCGTACCGGCGAAATCGAACTCGCCGTCGACGGTCTCGTCAAACGCTTCGGCGGCATCACGGCCGTCGACGGGGCGTCCTTCGAGGTCGAATCCGGGTCAATCACCGGGCTTATCGGCCCCAACGGCGCCGGTAAGTCGACGACGTTCCACTGTATCACCGGCATCCACCAGCCGGACGAGGGCTCCGTCGCGTTCCAGGGACAGGACATCACCGGCATCGCACCCTACGAGTGTGCCGACTACGGCCTCGTCCGTACCTTCCAGATCGCTCGCGAGATGGCCAACATGACCGTCCTCGAGAACCTCATGCTCCCGGCGAGACAGCAACAGGGCGAAGCCCTCTGGCGCTCCGTCATGCCACTCGCCAGACGCGAGGTCGAAGAACAGGAACGCGAACTCCTCGAGCGCGTCTGGGACACACTCGAGTTCTTCGAAATCGAGCACATTGCAGAGGAAAAGGCGGGTAACCTCTCGGGTGGCCAGCGAAAGCTCCTCGAGATGGCGCGGGCGCTGATGACCGAACCGGAGATGTTGTTACTCGATGAACCGTTCGCGGGGGTCAACCCGACGCTCGAACGGAAGCTACTCGAGCACATCCACGAGTTGCGAGCGGAGGGGTACACGTTCTTGATCGTCGAACACGACATGGATCTGATCATGGAACACTGCGAGCACGTGATCGTCATGCACCAGGGATCGGTGCTGGCAGAGGGCGCGCCCGGACAGGTGACCTCGAACGAGCAGGTGATCGAAGCCTACCTCGGAGGTGAGGTCTGA
- a CDS encoding alanine dehydrogenase, with amino-acid sequence MADAPTGTRIIDSDAVTELVDHEEAIDAVEAAFQAHATGDAQMPAKSYIDITEENGDFRSMPAAVGEGAGVKWVNVHPDNPERFGLPTVMGLVVYSDPASGYPLAVIDGTNLTRIRTGAAAGVATDHLAREDAETLGLLGAGQQSHTQLAAIAAVRDLSEVVVADLDDEAIERFIEAESDRDLTVRGGSPEEVAGCDVISTTTPSREPILREEWVEPGTHINAMGADAEGKQELATDLLLSADVVIDDWEQCSHSGEINVPTAAGDFERDDVYGLLGDLVDSEQGRPDAEAVTIFDSTGLAIQDTAVGSVVYEAAVADDVGTVTQIVDQ; translated from the coding sequence ATGGCAGACGCACCCACGGGAACCCGAATTATCGACAGCGACGCAGTCACTGAACTCGTCGACCACGAGGAAGCGATCGACGCCGTCGAAGCGGCGTTTCAGGCCCACGCGACGGGCGACGCACAGATGCCGGCGAAGTCCTACATCGACATTACAGAAGAGAACGGCGACTTTCGATCCATGCCGGCCGCCGTCGGCGAGGGTGCCGGCGTAAAGTGGGTCAACGTCCACCCGGACAACCCCGAGCGCTTCGGCCTTCCGACCGTCATGGGACTCGTCGTCTACAGCGACCCAGCTTCCGGTTACCCGCTCGCCGTCATCGACGGTACGAACCTCACCCGCATCCGCACCGGAGCCGCAGCAGGTGTCGCGACGGACCACCTCGCACGTGAGGACGCAGAGACGCTCGGCCTGCTCGGTGCCGGCCAGCAGTCTCACACCCAGCTTGCGGCGATTGCGGCCGTACGAGACCTCTCGGAAGTCGTCGTCGCCGACCTCGACGACGAGGCCATCGAGCGGTTCATCGAGGCAGAATCCGACCGAGACCTCACCGTTCGCGGCGGCTCCCCCGAGGAGGTCGCCGGCTGTGACGTTATCTCGACGACGACCCCATCCCGCGAGCCGATCCTCCGCGAGGAGTGGGTCGAGCCAGGAACGCACATCAACGCGATGGGCGCGGACGCCGAGGGCAAGCAGGAACTGGCGACCGATCTGCTTCTCTCGGCCGACGTGGTCATCGACGACTGGGAACAGTGCTCGCACTCCGGCGAAATCAACGTCCCAACCGCTGCAGGCGACTTCGAACGCGACGACGTCTACGGCCTCCTCGGCGATCTCGTCGACAGCGAGCAGGGTCGCCCGGACGCTGAAGCAGTCACTATCTTCGACTCCACTGGCCTCGCGATTCAGGACACCGCAGTCGGCTCCGTCGTCTACGAGGCTGCGGTCGCGGACGATGTCGGGACGGTTACCCAAATCGTCGACCAGTAA
- a CDS encoding branched-chain amino acid ABC transporter permease — MSSTAHADRRTQLESLWEHDAIKIIAVIGAIYIVYALIGLILGYSLDGIINTLRRMTYLIAVYGMVTLALNLHWGYTGLFNIGVAGFMAIGLYVTMMLAKPVDPGGAAQYSGLGLPMPIAIIGGVVAAGLAGLVVALPALRLRADYFAITTIAFAEIVRLGVTSDALQQFTILGAELGTGGGRGLIRNYDDPMNVIFQLEIFSSFVNLTNSLFGFGPTQARALAYSIVLVIVLAGIYWLIQRTSRSPFGRVLKAIREDEEAAQSLGKNTNMFKIKVFVLGCALMGLAGILWRFRRTGVTPEAFRPHVTFYIWIALIIGGAGSNTGSILGSGLFVAVLFEGPQYLRRVIDQLVAVGDAPNTFAGAVGPLLSANPVPLVRYTFAEFLTLQFVIMGVALILLMQRRPDGLLGHREETAAAIPLGARPSAAGGGSGGGGGGGGGGGNGSDSGFAHSQTRDQHDDSDQQTDGGIDADGARTQAGTSESSNESSGSTDQTDDSVTDGETQ, encoded by the coding sequence ATGAGTTCGACAGCACACGCAGACAGACGCACACAACTGGAATCGCTGTGGGAACACGACGCGATCAAGATCATCGCCGTCATCGGTGCGATCTACATCGTCTACGCCCTGATCGGGTTGATCCTCGGCTACTCGCTCGACGGTATCATCAACACCCTCCGGCGGATGACGTATCTGATCGCGGTCTACGGGATGGTCACGCTCGCGTTGAACCTTCACTGGGGATACACCGGTCTGTTCAACATCGGCGTTGCCGGCTTCATGGCGATCGGCCTGTACGTCACCATGATGCTGGCGAAACCAGTCGATCCAGGTGGGGCAGCCCAGTACTCCGGTCTCGGGCTGCCGATGCCGATCGCAATCATCGGTGGCGTCGTTGCGGCCGGACTGGCCGGCCTCGTCGTCGCACTGCCCGCGTTGCGGTTGCGAGCCGACTACTTCGCGATTACGACGATCGCGTTTGCAGAAATCGTTCGTCTCGGGGTCACGTCGGACGCGCTGCAACAGTTCACGATCCTCGGTGCGGAACTCGGTACTGGCGGGGGTCGTGGGCTCATCCGAAACTACGACGACCCGATGAACGTCATCTTCCAGCTCGAGATCTTTTCCTCGTTCGTCAACCTGACGAACAGCCTGTTCGGCTTCGGGCCGACGCAGGCACGGGCGCTCGCATACTCCATCGTGCTCGTGATCGTGCTTGCCGGCATCTACTGGCTCATCCAGCGCACGAGCCGGTCGCCGTTTGGCCGTGTGCTCAAGGCGATCCGTGAGGACGAGGAAGCGGCCCAATCGCTCGGAAAGAATACGAACATGTTCAAAATCAAGGTGTTCGTGCTCGGCTGTGCGCTGATGGGGCTCGCCGGCATCCTCTGGCGGTTCCGCCGAACTGGCGTGACGCCCGAGGCGTTCCGCCCGCACGTCACCTTCTACATCTGGATCGCGCTGATCATCGGTGGTGCAGGCTCGAACACCGGGAGCATCCTCGGCTCGGGCCTGTTCGTGGCTGTCCTCTTCGAGGGTCCACAGTACCTCCGCCGGGTGATCGACCAGCTGGTTGCGGTCGGTGATGCGCCGAATACGTTTGCAGGTGCTGTTGGCCCGCTCCTCTCTGCAAATCCGGTTCCGCTGGTCCGGTACACCTTCGCCGAGTTCCTGACGCTACAGTTCGTCATCATGGGGGTCGCGCTGATTCTCCTGATGCAACGTCGGCCAGACGGGTTACTTGGCCATCGTGAGGAAACAGCGGCCGCCATCCCGCTTGGGGCACGCCCGAGCGCGGCTGGCGGCGGGAGCGGTGGCGGTGGCGGTGGCGGTGGCGGCGGTGGCAACGGCTCCGATAGCGGATTCGCCCACAGCCAAACCCGCGACCAGCACGACGACTCCGACCAGCAGACTGACGGCGGTATCGACGCTGACGGGGCCCGGACGCAGGCCGGCACCAGCGAGAGTAGTAATGAAAGCAGTGGCAGCACCGATCAAACCGATGACTCAGTCACCGACGGTGAGACACAATGA
- a CDS encoding ABC transporter ATP-binding protein, protein MAMLDVAGLDAGYGDLQILSDVDLEVEADEYVVIVGPNGAGKSTAMKSVFGLTTFMGGAVEFNGEDITGRSPDEIIHKGIGYVPQTENVFPSLTVQENLEMGAYILDEVPEEALQDVFDQFPILRERRDQKAGSMSGGQQQMVAMGRALMLDPDLLLLDEPSAGLAPDLVDEMFDHVDAINEAGTAVLVVEQNAKEALRRCDRGYVLVQGQNRYVDDGDALLHDEEVRQQFLGG, encoded by the coding sequence ATGGCGATGCTCGACGTAGCGGGACTCGATGCGGGCTACGGTGATTTGCAGATCCTGAGCGACGTGGATCTCGAGGTCGAAGCAGACGAGTACGTCGTTATCGTCGGCCCGAACGGGGCCGGCAAGTCGACGGCGATGAAATCCGTCTTCGGATTGACGACGTTCATGGGTGGTGCCGTGGAGTTCAACGGTGAGGACATCACAGGTCGCTCGCCGGACGAGATCATCCACAAGGGAATTGGCTACGTCCCCCAGACGGAGAACGTCTTCCCGTCGTTGACGGTCCAGGAGAACCTCGAGATGGGCGCGTACATCCTCGACGAGGTGCCCGAGGAGGCGCTGCAGGACGTCTTCGATCAGTTCCCAATTTTGCGCGAGCGTCGCGACCAGAAGGCGGGATCGATGAGCGGCGGCCAACAGCAGATGGTCGCGATGGGACGGGCGCTGATGCTCGATCCGGATCTGCTGTTGCTCGACGAGCCAAGCGCGGGGCTGGCACCCGATCTGGTCGACGAGATGTTCGACCACGTCGACGCGATTAACGAGGCCGGAACGGCGGTGCTCGTCGTCGAACAGAACGCGAAGGAAGCGCTCCGTCGCTGTGATCGAGGCTACGTGCTTGTCCAGGGACAGAACCGGTACGTCGACGACGGCGACGCGCTGTTACACGACGAGGAAGTCCGCCAGCAGTTCCTGGGCGGCTGA
- a CDS encoding Single-stranded DNA binding protein: MELDDHAEDLASDLGVDKEEVKSDLQNLVEYSVPIDEATQSLRRKYGDGSSGGGGAPSSKNIGEITPDDGNVTVTGIVLTAGKRSIRYQGSDHVIVEGELADETGTIDYTAWEDFGLSAGDTITAGNAGVREWDGEPELNLGESTSLSFVDDPIEIDATIGGNATLADLQTGDRAVSVEVDVVECERRTIDGRDGETDILSGVFGDESGRLPFTNWDPAPEIEEGDPVRIENAYVQEFRGVPEVNVSEFSTVSAIDREIDVGADTTSMDVGEAVHTGGIYDVEVAGNVIEVRDGSGLIQRCPECYRVIQKGQCRTHGDVDGIDDLRVKAILDDGTGSVTVVLDDEITEDVYGGTLDDALEQAREAMDQSVVADTIRDNIVGHEYTVRGHLSVDEYGANLDAEQFGESDDDPQARASAFLADVDSRTDDGVAADEEVDA, encoded by the coding sequence ATGGAACTCGACGATCATGCCGAGGATCTCGCCTCCGACCTCGGTGTTGACAAAGAGGAGGTCAAATCCGACCTGCAGAACCTCGTGGAGTACAGCGTTCCGATCGACGAAGCCACACAGAGTCTTCGCCGCAAATACGGCGACGGCTCGAGTGGTGGGGGCGGCGCGCCCTCGAGTAAGAACATCGGCGAGATCACGCCCGACGACGGCAACGTCACGGTCACCGGCATCGTGCTGACCGCTGGCAAGCGCTCGATCCGCTACCAGGGCTCCGACCACGTCATTGTGGAGGGCGAACTCGCCGACGAAACCGGGACAATCGATTACACGGCCTGGGAGGACTTCGGCCTCTCGGCGGGCGATACGATCACCGCCGGCAACGCCGGCGTCCGCGAGTGGGACGGCGAACCGGAACTCAACCTCGGTGAGAGCACCTCGCTCTCGTTTGTCGACGACCCGATCGAGATCGACGCGACGATCGGCGGCAACGCAACCCTCGCCGACCTGCAGACCGGCGACCGGGCCGTCTCCGTCGAGGTCGACGTAGTCGAGTGCGAGCGCCGAACGATCGACGGCCGCGACGGCGAGACGGATATCCTGAGCGGCGTCTTTGGTGACGAGAGCGGCCGGCTCCCGTTCACGAACTGGGACCCAGCCCCCGAAATCGAGGAAGGAGACCCAGTCAGAATCGAGAACGCCTACGTCCAGGAGTTCCGTGGGGTTCCCGAGGTCAACGTCTCGGAGTTCTCGACCGTGAGTGCGATCGACCGCGAAATCGATGTCGGCGCTGACACCACCTCGATGGACGTCGGCGAGGCTGTCCACACGGGCGGCATCTACGACGTCGAGGTCGCTGGCAACGTGATCGAAGTGCGTGATGGCTCCGGACTGATTCAGCGCTGTCCGGAGTGCTACCGCGTCATCCAGAAGGGCCAATGCCGGACCCACGGCGACGTCGACGGCATCGACGACCTTCGCGTGAAGGCGATCCTCGACGATGGGACGGGCTCCGTAACGGTCGTCCTCGACGACGAAATTACCGAGGACGTCTACGGCGGGACGCTGGACGATGCACTCGAGCAGGCCCGCGAGGCGATGGATCAGTCGGTCGTCGCCGACACGATTCGTGACAACATCGTTGGCCACGAGTATACCGTCCGCGGCCACCTCTCGGTCGACGAGTACGGTGCGAATCTGGACGCAGAGCAGTTCGGCGAGAGCGACGACGACCCGCAGGCACGTGCGAGTGCGTTCCTCGCGGACGTCGATAGCAGGACAGACGATGGTGTCGCCGCGGACGAGGAGGTGGACGCATGA
- a CDS encoding metallophosphoesterase produces the protein MPAPRSGSGSCSDLGSTPTPSTGPRVEPVPGEPAAIATLDLESGDTSDSPQAPERALLIADYHAGYEAGLRYERGVDVPSNAAERRERLFSLIERTNPDHLVVLGDLMHSIGDPGGAERGELEYLFESDPLRSLDVTVVKGNHDGAIETWLDADVNGSAAAEPASASAPPPSPTSLTITPGDGIALGDGSVGVCHGHTWPSLAVLESDVLCLGHEHPCVRVEDEVGGSRVERVWLRGQANPTVFREHPGLDRDALPAWVMDDDVEPPKVVVVPAFNELVGGTWVNVTGQSFLSPFLPDGVCGGEAYLLDGTRLGPYESV, from the coding sequence ATGCCTGCTCCCCGCTCTGGCTCCGGTTCCTGCTCTGATCTCGGTTCTACTCCCACCCCCTCCACTGGCCCGCGGGTCGAACCAGTGCCCGGCGAACCCGCTGCAATTGCGACGCTCGACCTCGAATCCGGGGACACGTCGGACTCTCCGCAGGCACCCGAACGCGCCCTCCTCATCGCCGACTACCACGCCGGCTACGAGGCCGGCCTCCGCTACGAACGCGGCGTCGACGTCCCCAGCAACGCCGCCGAGCGCCGCGAGCGACTCTTCTCTCTCATCGAACGCACCAACCCCGACCATCTCGTTGTCCTCGGCGACCTCATGCATTCCATCGGTGACCCAGGTGGTGCAGAGCGAGGTGAACTCGAGTACCTCTTCGAATCCGACCCGCTCCGGTCACTGGATGTGACGGTTGTTAAGGGGAATCACGATGGGGCGATCGAGACGTGGCTGGATGCGGATGTGAACGGGTCGGCAGCAGCGGAACCGGCATCGGCATCCGCGCCACCACCATCGCCGACCTCACTCACCATCACCCCCGGCGACGGAATTGCCCTCGGCGACGGCTCGGTCGGCGTTTGCCACGGCCACACCTGGCCATCACTGGCGGTACTCGAGTCCGACGTGCTCTGTCTCGGGCACGAGCACCCGTGCGTGCGCGTTGAGGACGAAGTTGGCGGGAGTCGTGTCGAACGAGTCTGGTTGCGCGGCCAGGCTAATCCGACGGTGTTTCGAGAGCACCCCGGACTCGACCGTGACGCGCTGCCGGCGTGGGTAATGGACGATGATGTCGAACCGCCGAAGGTGGTCGTGGTGCCGGCGTTCAACGAGCTGGTGGGGGGGACCTGGGTGAACGTTACGGGCCAGTCGTTTCTGTCGCCGTTCCTCCCTGATGGTGTGTGCGGCGGTGAAGCGTATTTACTCGATGGGACGCGGCTCGGACCGTACGAGTCTGTGTGA